From a region of the Zingiber officinale cultivar Zhangliang chromosome 4B, Zo_v1.1, whole genome shotgun sequence genome:
- the LOC121978631 gene encoding zinc finger MYM-type protein 1-like, whose product MKLEMDSIYENQVWNLVDPLEGITPIGYKWIFKKKTDMDDNVITYKICLDSPPLVYNVHRSTVHAHGILFGCYRVTYFKSEHVWDEKVKPQSYCQELQPNQKTQGMKKRKTINSFFKAKEETLTSQGNSSSNIDISNSSDQQSNKSPITDIDISSLEPDLGLRTPIWKYPVNQRDEIRRAYIKMGPYQPIKNEYPPTKFGSQNRRFQSHWFKKFTWLEYSPSKDAAFCFPCFLFDHKHPRNPAFTTDGFKYWKRVNDGDRCAFLMHIGCNTSPHNNAMEHLDNLMNIPHHIDKMMNAQFSEEKQKNRLRLTATIESIRWLTLQACAFRGHDESPSSNNRGNFIEMIKFMGKMNENIGDIVLEKAPKNAKYTSPDIQKDILNIFANQVRTKIRKEIGDAKFCILVDEARDTSNKEQMTIVLRFVDIDGFLRERFFAIVHVTDTTAATLKKKISDTLGCYDLHIHNMRGQGYDGASNMRGSWNGLQALFLKDCSCAYYVHCFAHRLQLALTAAAEKEVSIWLFFSKLNSICNLFNASPKRHAELLSAQKDEVAHMVAIGERDTSRGCNQIRNLLRPGKTRWSSNFDSICNMIDMYSSVITVLENMVYDGSSNSIRGEASGLLIAMKSFDFIFILHLMQKIMGLTNLLCRALQEKSLDILNAMDYVSTTKTLLQTLREEGFAILLTYVKEVCAKYDIEIPQMEARYKSATGRSCQQNDSITVEHHYQFDVFTAAIDFQVEELNSRFKDEAVELLKLSCALEPKENFKLFNIYTT is encoded by the exons GAATTTTGTTTGGTTGCTATAGAGTAACATATTTCAAGTCTGAACATGTTTGGGATGAGAAAGTGAAGCCCCAATCTTACTGCCAAGAACTACAGCCAAATCAG AAAACTCAaggaatgaagaaaagaaaaactattAATTCTTTTTTTAAAGCAAAAGAGGAGACATTGACAAGTCAAGGGAATTCTTCATCCAATATTGATATATCAAATTCAAGCGATCAACAATCTAACAAATCTCCTATAACAGATATTGATATCAGTTCTCTTGAACCTGATCTAGGATTACGTACTCCGATATGGAAATATCCTGTTAATCAAAGGGATGAAATTAGACGAGCTTATATTAAGATGGGGCCATATCAGCCTATTAAGAATGAGTATCCACCGACCAAATTCGGAAGTCAAAATCGACGATTTCAAAGTCATTGGTttaaaaaatttacttggttagagTATTCTCCTTCAAAAGATGCTGCATTTTGTTTTCCATGCTTCTTGTTTGATCATAAGCATCCTCGTAATCCTGCATTTACGACGGATGGATTCAAATATTGGAAGCGAGTTAATGATGGTGATAGATGTGCATTTTTGATGCATATAGGATGCAATACTTCACCACATAATAATGCTATGGAACATCTTGATAATTTGATGAATATACCTCATCATATTGATAAAATGATGAATGCACAATTTTCAGAAGAAAAGCAGAAGAACAGATTGCGGCTTACAGCAACTATTGAAAGCATTCGATGGCTTACTTTACAAGCATGCGCATTTAGAGGGCATGATGAATCTCCATCTTCTAATAATCGTGGAAATTTTATTGAGATGATAAAATTTATGGGAAAAATGAATGAGAATATTGGGGACATCGTCTTAGAGAAAGCTCCAAAAAATGCAAAGTATACTTCACCAGATATTCAGAAAGATATTTTGAATATTTTTGCCAATCAAGTGAGAACTAAGATTCGTAAAGAAATCGGGGATGCAAAATTTTGTATTTTAGTTGATGAAGCAAGAGATACATCTAACAAAGAGCAGATGACTATTGTATTAAGATTTGTGGATATTGATGGTTTTTTACGAGAGCGGTTCTTTGCTATTGTACATGTGACTGACACAACTGCTGCAAcacttaagaaaaaaatatctgatACTCTTGGCTGTTATGACTtgcatatccacaacatgcggggacaaggatatgatggtgctagCAATATGCGTGGCTCTTGGAATGGATTACAAGCTCTATTCTTGAAAGATTGTTCATGTGCATATTATGTACATTGTTTCGCTCATCGACTTCAACTAGCATTAACCGCAGCTGCTGAAAAAGAGGTATCCATTtggttattcttttcaaaattgaattccatttgtaATCTCTTTAATGCGTCTCCTAAACGTCATGCTGAGTTACTTTCTGCTCAAAAAGATGAAGTTGCGCATATGGTAGCTATTGGTGAACGTGATACTAGTAGAGGATgtaatcaaattagaaatttactacGGCCTGGAAAGACTCGCTGGAGTTCTAATTTTGACTCAATTTGTAACATGATTGATATGTATAGTTCTGTGATTACCGTATTAGAAAACATGGTGTATGATGGGTCCTCTAACTCCATCCGTGGTGAAGCTAGTGGTTTGCTGATAGCGATGAAGTCTTTtgatttcatattcatattacaTTTGATGCAAAAGATAATGGGGTTAACAAATCTGCTTTGTCGAGCATTGCAAGAGAAATCTTTAGATATTTTAAATGCAATGGactatgtttcaactactaaaacTTTGCTTCAGACTTTGAGAGAAGAAGGATTTGCTATTCTACTTACTTATGTGAAAGAAGTTTGTGCCAAGTATGACATTGAGATACCTCAAATGGAAGCTCGTTATAAATCTGCTACAGGTCGTTCTTGTCAACAAAATGATTCAATCACAGTTGAGCATCACTATCAATTTGATGTATTTACTGCTGCAATAGATTTTCAAGTTGAAGAGCTTAATAGTAGATTCAAGGATGAAGCAGTGGAACTTCTTAAGCTTAGTTGTgctttggaacctaaagaaaactttAAGCTTTTTAAT ATTTACACCACTTGA